In Formosa haliotis, the sequence ACAACATCGTATAAGCTCGAAGTTTCTCCTTCTTTTAATGGTGCATCCATAGAAAGATGACGCCCAGAATTTTTTAGAGACTGTTTTACTTCGCTTACAGTCATGTCTAATTCGTTAGCAATCTCGTCTGCACTTGGCGGACGTTCGTGAGATTGTTCTAAAAAAGAATACGCTTTATTAATTTTATTAATAGAACCAATTTTGTTTAAAGGCAATCTTACAATTCTAGACTGTTCTGCTAAAGCTTGTAAAATGGCTTGACGAATCCACCAAACGGCGTACGAAATAAATTTAAATCCACGGGTTTCATCGAAACGCTTAGCTGCCTTTACCAAACCGGCATTACCTTCATTTATTAAATCGGGTAGGGTTAAACCTTGATTTTGGTATTGTTTTGCAACAGAAACTACAAATCTTAAATTAGATGTTGTTAACTTATCTAATGCTACTTGGTCTCCTTCTCGTATACGCTGCGCTAATTCTACCTCTTCTTCGGCAGTAATTAGTGGCATTTTACTTATATCTTGTAAGTATTTATCTAACGATTTAGACTCCCTGTTAGTTACTTGCTTTGTAATCTTTAATTGCCTCATGTATCTTTTTAGTTTTATGCGTATCTATCAATGTAAACTAATTTTTAACAAATCCTAATAAAATACAACTTAATTCATTAAAAATGAACAAATAAGCTAATTTTATGTAAATACAAGTCAGCAGGGCGGGTAATGAGCGCTAAATAAGATGTATTTCTTCGTTTACTTTTAGATTGAAACGCCTTCTAAACAGATAAACGCCTAAATATAAAAACGGTGTGTCAATTAAAGCCATTAAAACTTTAAACAAAAAACCGCTGATCAATAACCCTGCAAATTTAGTCCATTCTATTTTACCAAAAAAACAAAGTAGCAATAAAACAGTAAGTGTATCAATAAATTGTGATAAAAAGGTTGAAAAATTGTTTCTTAACCACAAATGTTTCCCTTTTGTAAGAGTTTTCCAGTAGTGATAAATCTGAATATCGACAAATTGCGCAAATAAATACGCCATCATACTTGCAAACACCGCAATAATTGTGCTTCCAAACACATTTGTAAACTGAGAATCGTTAACCGGAGACCAATTTGTTGCCGGAACAACATCTGCTGTGTAAACAATGAGCATTGAAAATACGGAAGCAAATATGCCGGTTACCACAATTTGGTTAGCTGCTTTTTTACCATAAATCTCACTTATTAAATCGGTAATTAGAAATGTAATGGGATAGGGTAGAATGCCTACAGACACCTCAAATAGGCTTGCACCAAAAATATTAAGATTAAATGGATACCAATAAAAGAATTTTTGAAAAATTAAATTAGAAACTACCAAAGAAGTCATAAATAGCGCACCTAATAAAAGGTAAACACGATGGGCTACAAATACATCTTTTTTATTCATGATACATACTTTCTAAAACAAACCTACATATTTATTTTTGAAATAGCATTTTTAGTAGTAAAACTTGAATTCCAGAGAGGTAATTATAAAGCTAATTTGAAATCAAATTTTTCTAACTGTTTAATGTCAAAATTTAAGTTTAAGTAAATTACTTTTCTTTAATTTGCCCATATTTTGGTACATGACAAAACGCGTTTACATATCTATAGGAAGTAATAAAGGAGAACGATTTCAGCATTTACAACATGCAGTAAATCGCATTTTTGAAAATATTGGGACTATAGAGTTTATTTCGAAAGTATATACCTCCCCTGCTTTTGGCTTTGAAAGCGACGAGTTTTTAAATGCCTGTTTAGTGGTTAAAACCGACTTGCTTCCTGAAACGGTAATGAAAACCTTACTCGATATTGAAGCAGAATTAGGTCGTACCCGAACGGATAGCAACGGATACGAAGCACGTGTCATAGATTTAGATATTATTTTTATTGATGACGATATCATTGAAACGACTTTACTACAAGTGCCGCATCCAGAAATGCATAAACGTCGTTTTGTGCTACAACCTTTAAACGATGTAGCACCACGAGTGGTACATCCTGTTTTTAAGCAATTAGTATGTGAATTGTTACAAAGTTGTACAGACGATAGCGTTTTACAGCCAATTAATGAATGTTTAAAGAATCCGATAGAGAGGTTCAATTTTTCTCATCATAACTATATCGCTATCGAAGGGAATATAGGTGCTGGTAAAACCAGTTTGTCTACTAAAATGTCTGAAGATTTTAATGCTAAATTAGTTTTAGAACGTTTTGCCGACAATCCGTTTTTACCTAAATTTTACGAAGATGCATCACGTTATGCTTTTCCGCTAGAAATGTCTTTTCTTGCAGACAGATACCAACAAATTAGCGACGATTTATCTCAGCTTGATTTGTTTAAAGATTTTATTGTAAGCGATTACGATGTGTTTAAATCGTTGATTTTTTCAAGAATTACGCTCGAAGAAGACGAGTTTAAACTCTACAGAAAATTGTTCTACATTATGTATAAAGAGATTGCAAAACCAGATTTATACGTGTATTTATATCAAAATACAGAACGCCTGCAACAAAATATAAAAAAGAGAGGCCGCCAATACGAGCAGCAAATTGCCGACGATTATTTGAATAAAATCAACTTAGGGTATTTAGAATTTCTAAAAAATCAAAAGGACTTTAAAGTAAAAATCATCGATATATCAAACAAAGATTTCGTAAATAATAGAGCCGATTACTTATGGGTTCTAGGCGAAATAAGTAATGAATTTAGTACAAATTAGTCCTCATCGGTCTTATGAGTTTTTAACCATTCTTCTCCTTTTTTATCTAAAAAGAAATCCATCCAAACGTAGTACATTTTATTGTTGTCTTTAACAGCCACAGAATGGTTAGACCCTAAAGGAATGTGAAGTAATGAATATTCTGGAAAATCTACTTTGGCATCGTCTGCAAATACAATAGTCTGATTATTAGTAAGGCCTAAGAATAATTGTTCTAGCATAGGGTGTTTGTGTGCACCAACCTCGTCTGGTCCTATGGTTTCAACGGTTCCCATGGCTACACGCGGAATGTATTTGTTAGATAGTATGGTTCTGCTTGTAGTTTGCGGACTTTTAATAGCCTCGGTATAAGGTTTACAATCTATGAATTTTTTAAAATAGATGGTCTCAATGTTTTCCTTAGGAAAGCTTTTTAAATCCTGAATATCTTGTTCGCTAAGTAAAACAGATATTTTTACATATTGAAGCGTATCGTTTTTATTGGCACGCATCGTAATACCTTCAACTGTATTTGGGAGCAGGATAGATTCTGGTACAATATCGTAAGTTTTAGTTTTCGATGTTATTTTTCCATGTCCTTTAATAAATAAGTAAATGGTTCTGTAAGCTTTATCAATGCTTATGTTTTTAGTAAGTTCATCGGTTACGACTTCATAATCAGCTTGCACACCATTAATCTCATTTTTAAGTACCGTTTTACTGTACTCATGCTCGTTGCTTTGTAAATCCATAGTGAGTAATTCAATAGGAATTTCTTGGGCAAAAAGAGTTACATTAGAAATTAGAAATGCTAAAAATAAGAATGTGGATTTTATATTCATGACGTGTAAATTGGTTTACCAATTTAGTCAAAAACATTCAAACCACAAGGGAGAACTGTAAATAAGCGTCTAAAAACTTTAATTTTAAATCGGTTTAAAGTATAATTCTTAGTTATTTTAAAACTGGTGAAAGTTTACTAAACAAGTCCCAAACAACCACACCACAACTCACCGAGATATTTAAAGAATGTTTGGTGCCAAACTGAGGAATTTCAATTACCATATCGCTAGCATTTACGACGTTTTGTGCTACCCCTTTAACCTCGTTCCCGAATACAAGTGCGTAAGTGGTGTCGGTTTCCGGAGTAAATTGGTTTAACATGGTTGCGTTTACGGCTTGTTCTATACTTAAAACTCTTATGTTTTGGGCCTGAAGTTTTTCTATAACCTCCAAGGTGTTTTCCGCATACTCCCAAGCAACCGTATCTGTGCTTCCCAATGCCGTTTTATGAATGTCTTTATGCGGAGGCGTAGCCGTAATGCCACATAAATATATTTTTTCTATCAAAAATGCATCACTTGTTCTAAATACAGATCCAATATTGTTAAGACTTCTAATGTTGTCTAAAACAATAATCAGTGGTGTTTTTTTTGTCTCTTTAAAATCTTCAACACTCAATCGGTCTAACTCACTGTTTTTTAGTTTGCGCATACTTTTCAATCTATTTTTTGAAATGATTTCGATTTTTTTAAATGGCGGGCCACATATTTTTAAAAAATCAAATTATGGTTACATTAGCAACCTTACTAGAAGGCAAAAATAATATTTAAAAATCACTTTACCATTGGCAAAAAAAACTAAAAAGGAAACGCCGTTAATGAAACAGTATAACGCGATTAAAGCGAAGTATCCCGACGCTTTATTGCTATTTCGTGTAGGCGATTTTTACGAAACCTTTGGTGAAGACGCCATTAAAACGGCTGGTATTTTAGGAATTATTCTAACAAAACGTGGTGCTGGAAGTGAAAGTGAAATAGAATTGGCAGGTTTTCCGCATCATTCTATAAACACGTATTTGCCAAAACTGGTAAAAGCGGGAGAACGTGTTGCCATTTGCGACCAGTTAGAAGATCCGAAGCAAACAAAAACGATTGTTAAACGTGGGGTTACTGAATTAATAACACCTGGAGTATCGTTAAATGATGAGGTTTTAAAATCGAAATCGAATAACTTTTTATGTTCGGTTCATTTTGGTAAAACCCATATCGGGATTTCTTTTTTAGATATTTCTACCGGAGAATTTTTAACCTCGCAAGGGAATGATGAATACATAGATAAACTCCTTCAAAATTTTAATCCTAGCGAAATTTTAGTGTCTAAACCAAAACGTAATACGTTTAAAGACACGTTTGGCGACGATTATCATGTGTTTTATTTGGAAGATTGGGTATATCAAACCGATTACACCAATGAAACTCTTTTAAAACATTTTAATACCAAATCGTTAAAAGGGTTTGGGGTCGAAAATTTAGAAGATGGAATTATTGCTTCAGGGTCTATTTTACATTATCTAAGCGAAACCCAGCATAATAAATTAGAGCATATTGCATCTATTTCGCGTATTGCCGAAGATGATTATGTGTGGATGGATCGCTTTACTATGCGAAATTTAGAGTTGTACAACTCTACCAATAACAATGCCGTTACCTTATTGCATGTTATAGATAAAACCATTTCGCCTATGGGCGGACGTATGTTAAAACGTTGGTTGGCTCTGCCTTTAAAAACCGCAGAAAAAATTAAGCAGCGCCATGAAGTGGTTGATTTTTTAACAAAAACAACAGAATCGCATCAAAAGATTCGAAATTATATTAAAAATATAGGCGATTTAGAGCGCTTGATTTCAAAAGTAGCAACGGCTAAAGTGAATCCTCGAGAGGTTATTCAGCTTAAAAATTCATTGGAAGCCATTGTGCCTATAAAAACATTAGCATCAGATTCTACCAACGAGGCTTTAAAAATTATAGGCGATAAATTGCAGAGTTGCGATTTGCTAAGAGAACGCATCAAGAAAACTTTAAATGAAGACGCTCCAGTAAATGTGTTAAAAGGAAATACAATTGCTGTAGGATTTTCAGAAGAATTAGACGAATTACGTGGTTTATCTACTTCGGGAAAAAATTATCTCGATGATATGTTGGAGCGCGAAAGTGCTAGAACCGGAATTACATCTTTAAAAATAGCCTCGAATAATGTATTTGGCTATTATATTGAAGTGCGGAATACACATAAAGATAAGGTGCCGGAGGAGTGGATTAGAAAACAAACACTCGTAAATGCCGAGCGCTATATTACTGAAGAGTTAAAGGAATACGAAGCCAAAATATTAGGAGCAGAAGAACGTATTTTAGCTATTGAGCAAAAATTGTTTTCAGATTTAGTGGCATGGATGAGCCAGTATATTAAACCGGTACAGCAAAATGCATTTTTAATTGGACAATTAGATTGTTTATGCGGATTTGCGCAACTGGCAACCGATAACGATTATGTGTATCCTACTATAGACGATACATTTGATTTGGAAATTACAGAAGGGCGTCACCCGGTGATAGAAAAGCAACTACCAATAGGCGAGCCTTATATCGCGAACGATGTGTTTTTAGATCGCTCGTCGCAACAAATCATCATGATTACAGGGCCTAATATGTCTGGTAAATCGGCTATTTTGCGTCAGACAGCTTTAATTGTTTTATTGGCGCAAATAGGAAGTTTTGTTCCGGCAAAAGCAGCGAGAATAGGAGTAGTCGACAAAATATTTACCCGAGTAGGTGCTAGTGATAATATTTCGATGGGAGAATCGACATTTATGGTCGAGATGAATGAAACGGCATCTATTCTTAATAATATGTCTGAACGTAGTTTAGTGTTGCTTGACGAGATAGGACGTGGTACAAGTACTTACGATGGGATTTCTATTGCTTGGGCTATTAGCGAATATTTGCACGAGCATCCTGCTAAAGCAAAAACACTGTTTGCTACGCATTATCATGAATTGAATGAAATGACCGAAACGTTTTCTAGAATCAAGAATTTTAATGTATCGGTGAAAGAACTAAAAGATAATGTTTTATTCTTGCGTAAGTTGGTTGAAGGCGGGAGCGAACATAGTTTTGGAATTCATGTGGCAAAGATGGCAGGAATGCCTCAACAAGTGTTACATCGTGCCAATACAATTTTAAAGAAATTAGAGAAATCGCATTCTAGTGAAGAACTAACCGATAAGGTAAAAACAATATCAGACGATTTGCAATTAAGCTTTTTTAATCTTGACGACCCTTTATTAGAAAACATAAAAGAGGAAATTGTTAACACCGATATCGATACCTTAACACCGGTAGAGGCCTTAATGAAGCTAAACGAGATTAAAAGAATGCTTGTTAAGCCCAGTAAAACCGTAAAAAGTTAGAATTTTTAATATTGATTTTCAGTAGATTAAAAAATATTTTAAAATTTTTTTAAAAAAAGCTTTGGGAAGCCAAGAAAAGTCCTAAATTTGCATCCGCAATAGTAATGTTGCAACGTTCATTAAAACACTACGCGAAAGTAGCTCAGGGGTAGAGCATCACCTTGCCAAGGTGAGGGTCGCGGGTTCAAATCCCGTCTTTCGCTCTGAGAACATATACCAAAATGCTGAAGTGGTGGAATTGGTAGACACGTTGGACTTAAAATCCAATGGGTAGTAATGCCCGTGCGGGTTCAAGTCCCGCCTTCAGTACAAAAGCCTTTATCGAAAGATAGAGGCTTTTTTTATTATTAAATTCAGTTTTATTAATTTAAAAACTAATTTAATACAAATTGCATACCACGCAGAAGTGGTGGAATTGGTAGACACGTTGGACTTAAAATCCAATGGGTAGTAATGCCCGTGCGGGTTCAAGTCCCGCCTTCTGTACTAAAAGCCTTTATCGAAAGATAGAGGCTTTTTTTTGTTTCTGCTATTTAGTTGTCAAACGTGGTACTTACGTGAATAATTCCATTATGAATACTATCTAAAACATATGAAACTCGTCTAATATTATTTGGAGGTATTTTTAAGTATCTAGCATAATTTATTTCCCCTACTGAACAATAAATTAAAGTATCGTCTCGCAAATCATCCAGTAATAGAACTTGATAAACTGAAGTGTCTTTAGGTTTAAGATTTCCAAAAGAAATGGAAAACAGGGAGACATTCGAAAATAGTATCTCGCTCTGATTTATTACTCTGATTTTAGTAGAGTCAGTTACGGTTGTCGTTGATTTATATACCCAAAGTATAATAGAAATAAATAGAGCTAGAATGATTCCAATTTTCATAATACTATGTTTTTATATCCTGATTATTCTATTTAAATATACCAAATAAAATGTAGATTAGTGTGCTAATCTATTGATAGGAAGTAGTTGTAAAAAAAACTAAAATGTAAATGATTCCTATTTTATAATTAAATAAAAAAATAATATCGCTATAATTAATATTATTGATAAATTGTTAGTTAACCAATTCACTGATTTATTAAGTTTTTTCTTTTGAAAATGTCACACAAGAAGATTTGTTTTTTATCTCTATTTGTAGTAATTCATGCTCTTATGCATTGCCAGGTACAAATTACCGGTACCGTTTTAGAGTTCAATTCTGATAAAAATGAAAAAGTGATACCGCAGGCCAATGTTATTTGGTTAAATAGTACTATTGGAACGTCTACTGATGAAAATGGAAATTTTAGTGTTCCATATAAAAATGAATTTAAAAAGATAATAATAAGTTCAGTAGGATATAGAACCGATACAATAACTGTTAATAGGCCTAATTTGGGAAAAATATGGCTGCATCCTAATTTGGAGTTAGAAGAGATTCTAATACGGAAAAAACTTAATCCTATTCAAAAATCTTTATTCCAAATTCAAAATGTAGTTAATGTGGATAGCCGAGAAATGCTTAAGGCGGCATGTTGTAATCTATCTGAATCTTTTGAAACAAATCCAGCTGTGGATGTAAATATTTCAGATGCTATTACAGGGGCAAAACAAATACAGATGTTAGGTTTAAATAGTCCTTATTTGTTATTTACTCAAGAAAATATGCCTTCCATAAGAGGGGCTTCTCAAATTTATGGGCTTTCATTTATTCCTGGCTCTTGGATAGAAAGTATTCAAATTACAAAAGGAGCAGGAAATGTTTTGAATGGTTTTGAAAGTATTTCAGGACAAATAAACACAGAATTAGTAAAACCTCTAACCGACTATAAATTTTTTCTGAATATGTATGCTAATATTTTTGAGCGTTATGAATTTAATGCCCGTTACAATAAAAAATTATCGGAGAAATTAGCAACTGGTTTTTATTTACATTCTAATTTAAGAAATGGGAAAATAGATCACAATTCTGATAATTTTTTAGATATTCCATTGGCTAAGCAAATCAATTTTATGAATAGGTGGCAATATGTAGATCCTTTAAAGGGTTGGGTTAGTTTTTTTAACGCCCAATATCTTTTTGATGAAAAACAGACAGGAGAAAAATCTTTTAATCCTGATATAGATAAATTTACAAATAACGCTTGGGGTAGTGAGGTAAAATCTAGTAGGTTAGATTTATTTGCAAAATTAGGATACGTATTTCCCGATTTGCCTTATCAAAGTGTTGGGTATCAAATGGCCTTTAGTCATCATAATCAGTATTCATATTACGGATTGAACGAATATAACATAGAACAACAGTCGTATTATTCTAATCTTATTTTTAATAGTATTATAGGAAGTACACAGCATAAATTTAAAACAGGACTAAATTTTACTTTTGACAATTTTAACGAAGATGTTAACCGACACAGCTGGGATAGGAGAGATAACTCTGTCGGTGCTTTCTTTGAGTATACTTACGATAATCTTGATAAATTAAGTTTTGTTTTAGGAATAAGGGTCGATAATCATAATAGATTAGGTGCTTTTATAACTCCTAGGTTGCATTTAAGGTATTCCTTATGGAATCGTGCTAGTTTAAGGTTTTCTGGAGGGAGAGGTAAAAGAGCAGCAAATATATTTACAGAAAACCAGCAGTTTTTCGCTTCATCTAGATCTGTAAATATTGAAAATAATGGAGGTAATATATATTCACTTGATTCAGAAATAGCTTGGAATACTGGTATCGGATTAATTCAAAAATTATATTTATGGGATAGAGCATTCGATTTTTCTGTAGATTATTATATTACTGATTTTGAGGAACAGGTCGTGGTAGATTGGGAGAATCCGCGAGAGATATCATTTTATAATTTAAAAGGAAATAGTGTGTCTAAAAGTTTGCAGTTAGATATAAATTATGAGTTATTTCAAAATTTAAACTTGAGGTTAACTTATAAAAATTATGATGTTAAAATAGATTATAATTCAGGTACGTTACAAAAGCCTTTACAACCAGAACATCGGTTTTTTATGAATATCAGTTATGAAACACCTAGAAAAACGAGAGAATCTCAATGGAAAATTGATTTCACGATACATTGGACTGGAGAACAAAGATTACCAAATACGGTTTCTAATCCTATAGAGTATCAATTAGGAACTTATTCGGAGTCATATAGCATAATGAATTTTAACCTTACTCGTGTTCTTAATGAAAAAATTGATTTATATTTAGGGGGAGAGAATATTGGGAATTCTGTGCAAAAAAATCCTATTCTTGGCGCCGATGATCCTTTTGGTTCTTACTTTGATAGTACACTTCTATATGCCCCTGTTTTAGGAGGAACTTATTATTTAGGATTTCGGTTTAAGTTGAGACATTAAAGGTTTTTTTTAGAGATGATTGTTGGTAAGGTTGGTGGAGTTCAGTGTTTTGACTATATTTATATAGTGTGGTAATATCTCCAATTATTTTGTGTAATTTTTTTAATCTAAAAAAGGAAATATGGGAAGATCAATTAATATAATAACAGTTCTCTTTTCTATTATTGTGCTTTTTATAGTTAGTAAAGTCAATGCTCAGGAGGAATACGGAGTTAAGCAAAAAAATAAAAGTATTGTTATACAAGTAATGGGTAATTGCGGAATGTGTAAATCTCGGATAGAAAAAGCTTCAATAAAAGTAAAGGGAGTAAAATATGCTAGCTGGGATATTCCTTCGAAAGAATTGAGTTTGGTTATAGATGAACGAAAATGCTCTCCTATAGATATTAAAAAAGCTATAGCTGCAGTAGGACACGATACCGATTTAGAGATTGCAAGAGATGCAGTTTATAATGAGCTTCCACCGTGTTGTAAATTTAGGGATCCAAATAGTATTAAATTGGATCATGGGTCTGGGCATTAAATTTCTTGTGTCTAAAAGTAATTTGAAGTTTAAAATAGTAATTACATTTTTATTACACGTTTGGCGAGAATGATATTTCCTTGTGTATCCACTACATTAATAACATAAAATCCAGTTGAAAGGCCATATAAATTATTAATAATTATGGTATTAGTGTTTTCAAAGACTTCTTCACGAATTAAACCACCCATCATATTATATACTCCAACAGTGCAATTAGTTTTCTTGTTAAGTTTTATTGTGATTTTTTCAGTAAAAGGATTTGGATAGGTGTCTATAATTATTGGAGTATCGTCTTTATTATCTTCTTCCCAAATAATAGTAGCATTTATATTTTTATCAAAATTATATGGTTTTATTTCTCTCGCTTTCTTACTTGTTCTTTGTAAGCTAGTATTAGTATCTATTGTTGCTAATAAATTAGATCCGGCATGGGCTTCGAAACCAGGAAGGAAATTAATCTCATTCATAGATTCTATTCTGCAATTTGATTCATTTGGCACTACAAAATTATTGCCTACTTCTATAAGGTATTGATAATAAAAGTACTCTTGTGGTCTAAATGTGTTACTTACAATATAGTTGTTTAGATTTGCCACCCCATTGGTTCCATAGAATACTCCAAGTGATCTGGTGTCTATAATGTCATTAGGATTCACTGCTGGTAGAGTTTCTCCATTAAAAATATAAGTTCCATCATATCTCAGCATGGAAGTGGCTAGAAATAAGGAGTTGTGGTGGGTTTCTTCCCAATTATGCCAAACAAAATCTACAAAGGTATGGTGAAGATAAAAAATGGGATCTCTTGGAGATAGTGGGGTAGGCATAGCTCCACCCGTCCATACGTGTGCACCTCTGTGTACATTGCGTCTTTCTAATTCGTTAGAAAATTCAAAAAAGTTTGTTATATTGTATAAAGCAGACAGTTCATTAGGAGTCGGAAGTGGACCATTGTTTCCTAAATTTCTCCGTAAATTCCAATTCACGTCAAAACTACCTATGAAATCCTCGTTCCATAGTGGAGAGTCTAATGCTTGGTCGCTTTGGCTTTCCCAAAATCCCAAGCTTATTTTTGGATTTATATTTTGTACGGCTTGTTCCATTTCGAACATTTGACGTCTGTGCCAAGCCAAAAATATTTCACGCTCAGGTTCGTCTGGAAGATTAAAGTGGAGATCTAAACGTGTGGGGTCTATAGTGTTATCAAAATTAAAAAACTGGCTATGAAATACAGCCAAATCATTAAATAAATCTGGACCATTTCGTAACTCGTAAAAAGCATCCACTAATTCAATTTTTTCGTATTCTGTCATTTCCAAATAACTTTTTCGAATACTTTGCGCTTTTACGTTCTGATATAAACATAAAAGAATTAATAAACTGTATATGAGTTTCATATTTTGATTTAATAGTAATTATTTAAAAATATGCTATTTACTATTGGGAGATATTAATTCGTAGAGTAATATTAATCAAAATTCAGTATTAAATATTATTAAGTCGTTGAAAAGCAATAAGATAT encodes:
- a CDS encoding sigma-70 family RNA polymerase sigma factor, whose amino-acid sequence is MRQLKITKQVTNRESKSLDKYLQDISKMPLITAEEEVELAQRIREGDQVALDKLTTSNLRFVVSVAKQYQNQGLTLPDLINEGNAGLVKAAKRFDETRGFKFISYAVWWIRQAILQALAEQSRIVRLPLNKIGSINKINKAYSFLEQSHERPPSADEIANELDMTVSEVKQSLKNSGRHLSMDAPLKEGETSSLYDVVKSGESPNPDNNLMYESLNLEINRALDTLSPRESDVLRLFFGLSNEAPMSLDEIGETFDLTRERVRQIKEKGIRRLRHSSKNKILKTYLG
- a CDS encoding queuosine precursor transporter; this translates as MNKKDVFVAHRVYLLLGALFMTSLVVSNLIFQKFFYWYPFNLNIFGASLFEVSVGILPYPITFLITDLISEIYGKKAANQIVVTGIFASVFSMLIVYTADVVPATNWSPVNDSQFTNVFGSTIIAVFASMMAYLFAQFVDIQIYHYWKTLTKGKHLWLRNNFSTFLSQFIDTLTVLLLLCFFGKIEWTKFAGLLISGFLFKVLMALIDTPFLYLGVYLFRRRFNLKVNEEIHLI
- the folK gene encoding 2-amino-4-hydroxy-6-hydroxymethyldihydropteridine diphosphokinase, whose translation is MTKRVYISIGSNKGERFQHLQHAVNRIFENIGTIEFISKVYTSPAFGFESDEFLNACLVVKTDLLPETVMKTLLDIEAELGRTRTDSNGYEARVIDLDIIFIDDDIIETTLLQVPHPEMHKRRFVLQPLNDVAPRVVHPVFKQLVCELLQSCTDDSVLQPINECLKNPIERFNFSHHNYIAIEGNIGAGKTSLSTKMSEDFNAKLVLERFADNPFLPKFYEDASRYAFPLEMSFLADRYQQISDDLSQLDLFKDFIVSDYDVFKSLIFSRITLEEDEFKLYRKLFYIMYKEIAKPDLYVYLYQNTERLQQNIKKRGRQYEQQIADDYLNKINLGYLEFLKNQKDFKVKIIDISNKDFVNNRADYLWVLGEISNEFSTN
- a CDS encoding RNA methyltransferase; this encodes MRKLKNSELDRLSVEDFKETKKTPLIIVLDNIRSLNNIGSVFRTSDAFLIEKIYLCGITATPPHKDIHKTALGSTDTVAWEYAENTLEVIEKLQAQNIRVLSIEQAVNATMLNQFTPETDTTYALVFGNEVKGVAQNVVNASDMVIEIPQFGTKHSLNISVSCGVVVWDLFSKLSPVLK
- the mutS gene encoding DNA mismatch repair protein MutS, producing the protein MAKKTKKETPLMKQYNAIKAKYPDALLLFRVGDFYETFGEDAIKTAGILGIILTKRGAGSESEIELAGFPHHSINTYLPKLVKAGERVAICDQLEDPKQTKTIVKRGVTELITPGVSLNDEVLKSKSNNFLCSVHFGKTHIGISFLDISTGEFLTSQGNDEYIDKLLQNFNPSEILVSKPKRNTFKDTFGDDYHVFYLEDWVYQTDYTNETLLKHFNTKSLKGFGVENLEDGIIASGSILHYLSETQHNKLEHIASISRIAEDDYVWMDRFTMRNLELYNSTNNNAVTLLHVIDKTISPMGGRMLKRWLALPLKTAEKIKQRHEVVDFLTKTTESHQKIRNYIKNIGDLERLISKVATAKVNPREVIQLKNSLEAIVPIKTLASDSTNEALKIIGDKLQSCDLLRERIKKTLNEDAPVNVLKGNTIAVGFSEELDELRGLSTSGKNYLDDMLERESARTGITSLKIASNNVFGYYIEVRNTHKDKVPEEWIRKQTLVNAERYITEELKEYEAKILGAEERILAIEQKLFSDLVAWMSQYIKPVQQNAFLIGQLDCLCGFAQLATDNDYVYPTIDDTFDLEITEGRHPVIEKQLPIGEPYIANDVFLDRSSQQIIMITGPNMSGKSAILRQTALIVLLAQIGSFVPAKAARIGVVDKIFTRVGASDNISMGESTFMVEMNETASILNNMSERSLVLLDEIGRGTSTYDGISIAWAISEYLHEHPAKAKTLFATHYHELNEMTETFSRIKNFNVSVKELKDNVLFLRKLVEGGSEHSFGIHVAKMAGMPQQVLHRANTILKKLEKSHSSEELTDKVKTISDDLQLSFFNLDDPLLENIKEEIVNTDIDTLTPVEALMKLNEIKRMLVKPSKTVKS
- a CDS encoding TonB-dependent receptor translates to MHCQVQITGTVLEFNSDKNEKVIPQANVIWLNSTIGTSTDENGNFSVPYKNEFKKIIISSVGYRTDTITVNRPNLGKIWLHPNLELEEILIRKKLNPIQKSLFQIQNVVNVDSREMLKAACCNLSESFETNPAVDVNISDAITGAKQIQMLGLNSPYLLFTQENMPSIRGASQIYGLSFIPGSWIESIQITKGAGNVLNGFESISGQINTELVKPLTDYKFFLNMYANIFERYEFNARYNKKLSEKLATGFYLHSNLRNGKIDHNSDNFLDIPLAKQINFMNRWQYVDPLKGWVSFFNAQYLFDEKQTGEKSFNPDIDKFTNNAWGSEVKSSRLDLFAKLGYVFPDLPYQSVGYQMAFSHHNQYSYYGLNEYNIEQQSYYSNLIFNSIIGSTQHKFKTGLNFTFDNFNEDVNRHSWDRRDNSVGAFFEYTYDNLDKLSFVLGIRVDNHNRLGAFITPRLHLRYSLWNRASLRFSGGRGKRAANIFTENQQFFASSRSVNIENNGGNIYSLDSEIAWNTGIGLIQKLYLWDRAFDFSVDYYITDFEEQVVVDWENPREISFYNLKGNSVSKSLQLDINYELFQNLNLRLTYKNYDVKIDYNSGTLQKPLQPEHRFFMNISYETPRKTRESQWKIDFTIHWTGEQRLPNTVSNPIEYQLGTYSESYSIMNFNLTRVLNEKIDLYLGGENIGNSVQKNPILGADDPFGSYFDSTLLYAPVLGGTYYLGFRFKLRH
- a CDS encoding heavy-metal-associated domain-containing protein, translating into MGRSINIITVLFSIIVLFIVSKVNAQEEYGVKQKNKSIVIQVMGNCGMCKSRIEKASIKVKGVKYASWDIPSKELSLVIDERKCSPIDIKKAIAAVGHDTDLEIARDAVYNELPPCCKFRDPNSIKLDHGSGH